Proteins encoded within one genomic window of Edaphobacter lichenicola:
- a CDS encoding MFS transporter gives MSINTASLPDSGFTTAAPERSNIRWLVCGLLFLATTINYMDRSVFSLIEPLLHLDFMGWIPGIDAAHQTAYNINYGRVLICFQIAYGVGFLFAGRIIDKLGTKTGYALAILIWGCASISHSIVASVAGFCIARVFLGLGESGNFPAAIKATTEWFPSEERALATGLFNSGSNASAFIAPVLIAAVAARWGWHAAFICTGSMGLIWAVVWLIFPYNKLRRAATQTQTDLAPVTQGGSIYPILLRHRGFWAFCIAKGITDPIWWFYLFYLPKFLNDNYGLNLSHVKYPLIVIYTAASIGSIAGGWLSGFRMKHGHSVNSGRKFALLLCALCVTPIMLVPHMHTLFPSNAWPAIGLFCLATAAHQGWSANLFSTPTDMFPSTGVSTVVGIGGAAGALGGACFTWLVSHYFSLHPLLIFMMAGLAYVIALLIFQLLVPRLGGRQTT, from the coding sequence ATGTCGATCAACACTGCCAGCCTGCCTGATTCGGGCTTCACCACCGCCGCCCCGGAGAGATCCAACATCCGCTGGCTCGTCTGCGGTCTTCTCTTCCTCGCCACCACCATCAACTACATGGACCGCTCGGTCTTCTCCCTCATCGAGCCGCTCCTCCACCTCGACTTCATGGGCTGGATTCCCGGCATCGACGCCGCCCATCAGACCGCCTACAACATCAACTACGGCCGCGTCCTCATCTGCTTCCAGATCGCCTATGGCGTCGGCTTCCTCTTCGCCGGCCGCATCATCGACAAGCTCGGCACCAAAACCGGATACGCCCTCGCCATCCTGATCTGGGGATGTGCCTCGATCAGCCACTCCATCGTGGCCAGCGTCGCCGGCTTCTGTATCGCCCGCGTCTTCCTCGGCCTCGGCGAATCCGGCAACTTCCCCGCCGCCATCAAGGCCACCACCGAGTGGTTTCCCTCTGAAGAGCGCGCCCTCGCTACCGGCCTCTTCAACTCTGGCTCCAACGCCTCCGCCTTCATCGCACCAGTCCTCATAGCAGCCGTCGCCGCCCGTTGGGGATGGCATGCAGCCTTTATCTGCACCGGCTCCATGGGACTCATCTGGGCGGTTGTCTGGCTCATCTTCCCCTACAACAAACTCCGCCGCGCCGCGACCCAGACCCAGACCGACCTCGCCCCCGTCACCCAGGGCGGCTCCATCTATCCCATCCTCCTTCGCCACCGCGGCTTCTGGGCCTTCTGCATCGCCAAAGGCATCACGGACCCCATCTGGTGGTTCTATCTCTTCTATCTCCCTAAGTTCCTCAACGACAACTACGGCCTCAACCTAAGCCACGTCAAATATCCGCTCATCGTCATCTACACCGCCGCGAGCATCGGCTCCATCGCCGGGGGCTGGCTCTCCGGCTTCCGCATGAAGCACGGCCACAGCGTCAACTCCGGACGCAAGTTCGCACTTCTCCTCTGCGCCCTGTGCGTCACTCCCATCATGCTCGTCCCACACATGCACACACTCTTCCCCAGCAATGCCTGGCCAGCCATCGGACTCTTTTGTTTGGCCACCGCCGCGCATCAGGGCTGGTCCGCCAACCTCTTTTCCACGCCAACCGACATGTTCCCCTCGACCGGCGTCAGCACCGTCGTCGGCATCGGCGGCGCCGCCGGAGCCCTCGGCGGCGCGTGCTTCACGTGGCTTGTCTCTCACTACTTCTCTCTCCACCCCTTGCTGATCTTCATGATGGCTGGCCTCGCCTACGTCATTGCCCTCCTGATCTTTCAGCTCCTGGTCCCGCGCCTTGGTGGGCGGCAAACTACCTAA
- a CDS encoding FadR/GntR family transcriptional regulator yields the protein MKKEVKEQFEEVSSHSQLTMQVVEHIRLLISSGEVRPGDRLPPERDLARQLKISRSSLRSGIGFLAAMGVLKSRHGAGTFVASGPPSFDSSSFSVLGTLHGFLPGQMFEARSVIESNLASLAAERATDEQITELAEEVAEMYAALDDPHEYLIHDVRFHRAIARAAANPILAAVMETIIANLYERRSKTIQNAVDLKESSEMHREIYRAIRSHNPAQARRAMEQHLDLARIAQESETEVAAPVVGVAGEVGEVPAPAEDKAHLSR from the coding sequence GTGAAAAAAGAGGTCAAGGAGCAGTTCGAGGAGGTCTCCAGCCACAGCCAGCTCACCATGCAGGTCGTCGAACACATTCGCCTGCTCATCAGTTCGGGCGAGGTGCGTCCCGGCGACCGCCTGCCCCCTGAACGCGACCTCGCTCGCCAGCTCAAGATCAGCCGGTCCAGTCTGCGCTCCGGCATTGGCTTTCTCGCGGCCATGGGGGTCCTCAAAAGCCGCCACGGCGCCGGCACCTTCGTCGCCTCCGGACCGCCCTCGTTCGACTCCAGCTCCTTCTCCGTCCTCGGGACTCTGCATGGCTTCCTTCCTGGACAGATGTTCGAAGCCCGCAGTGTCATTGAGTCCAACCTCGCCTCTCTCGCCGCCGAACGCGCCACCGACGAGCAGATCACAGAGCTCGCAGAAGAGGTTGCTGAGATGTACGCCGCGCTCGACGATCCTCACGAGTACCTCATTCACGATGTTCGCTTTCATCGCGCTATCGCGCGGGCTGCGGCTAACCCAATCCTCGCCGCGGTGATGGAGACCATCATCGCCAATCTCTATGAGCGGCGCAGCAAGACGATCCAGAACGCGGTTGATCTGAAGGAATCCTCCGAGATGCACCGGGAGATCTACCGCGCCATCCGCTCGCACAACCCCGCGCAGGCCCGCCGCGCCATGGAGCAGCACCTCGACCTTGCCCGGATCGCCCAGGAGTCCGAGACCGAGGTTGCCGCGCCGGTCGTTGGGGTCGCAGGGGAGGTTGGAGAGGTTCCTGCGCCTGCCGAGGACAAAGCTCATCTGAGCCGGTAG
- the metG gene encoding methionine--tRNA ligase subunit beta — protein sequence MPEQKFYLTTPIYYVNARPHIGHAYSTLAADVIARRHRLLGEDTFFLTGTDEHGQKIERSAAAAGIAPQQFTDQVSAEFRTLWDRMGLTYDDYIRTTEPRHQRGVQRLFADLHQRGQIYLSTYTGQYSIGEEIFVDGPPGVLGPDGKPTETVTEENFFFKLSEYQLPLIDLIESDTFLIQPESRKNEVLSFLRGDVKGFVSAAYDRALFEQTDDVSSRPTPFNLPADPLRNAEEDGKIGRTALGNRYVKGHLRDLSVSRSSFTWGIPVPEPAASETTQKHVIYVWLDALANYMTAVGYGSDAPEDVAKFEKYWPANLHLMAKEITRQHCIYWPAFLLAAGLPLPKAVTAHGWLLFDDSKMSKSKGNIVRTETILDAFGTLCPPISAQPESPRPPTKAEQDLFATDVLRYFLLREIPFGQDGSFSFEAMITRYNADLANGYGNLVSRTLSMIARFCSSANVMGRLSGASVPPLRTLHDESHIRFYPEISSLSETTARSFGQTFNSFDLAKSLESVWILIARTDSFISETSPWKLLKEVATAQNLETLETLTPEHAAALVRVEGILYTAAESIRIITALLYPVLPYATAKVWAQLGLGDIEVATRNGELKNLEWGGLKPSTKLGPLAPIFPRADKGLAQIMIDMENPSAPKPEQPTPSRFVDETTTHTAPVPTDPTHPGAPPRTFALGGAAPGMTVAGSLAISTERTGTPSHTEAPASGIFANSAAQSSLSGTAPDTPQIAIDDFVKIDLRVAQIVVAERIPKADKLLRLEVDLGYEKRQILSGIAEWYTPEELIGKKIVVIANLAPRKMRGLESHGMLLAASHGEDGKPVLATFGEEIALGSRLK from the coding sequence ATGCCCGAGCAAAAGTTCTATCTCACTACCCCTATCTACTACGTCAACGCACGCCCGCACATCGGCCATGCGTACTCGACCCTCGCGGCCGACGTGATTGCGCGCCGTCACCGCCTGCTCGGCGAGGACACCTTCTTCCTCACCGGCACCGACGAGCACGGCCAGAAGATCGAGCGCTCGGCCGCCGCGGCCGGCATTGCGCCCCAGCAGTTCACCGACCAGGTCTCGGCCGAGTTTCGCACCCTCTGGGACCGCATGGGCCTGACCTACGACGATTACATCCGCACCACCGAGCCTCGGCACCAGCGGGGAGTTCAGCGCTTGTTTGCCGACCTGCACCAGCGCGGGCAGATCTACCTCAGCACCTACACGGGCCAGTACTCCATCGGGGAGGAGATCTTCGTCGACGGACCTCCGGGCGTCCTCGGCCCCGATGGCAAGCCAACCGAGACCGTCACCGAAGAGAACTTCTTCTTCAAGCTGAGCGAGTACCAGCTTCCGCTCATCGACCTCATCGAATCCGACACGTTCCTGATCCAGCCCGAGTCCCGCAAGAACGAGGTTCTCAGCTTCCTCCGCGGCGACGTCAAAGGCTTTGTTTCGGCTGCATACGATCGGGCACTCTTTGAGCAGACCGATGATGTTTCTTCGAGACCAACACCATTCAACCTTCCGGCAGATCCTCTCCGCAACGCTGAGGAAGATGGAAAGATCGGCCGGACCGCTCTAGGCAACCGCTACGTCAAAGGACACCTCCGCGACCTCTCAGTCTCCCGCTCCAGCTTCACGTGGGGGATTCCCGTTCCTGAGCCAGCGGCCTCCGAGACCACGCAAAAACACGTCATCTATGTCTGGCTCGATGCCCTGGCCAACTACATGACCGCGGTCGGCTATGGCAGTGACGCGCCTGAGGACGTTGCAAAGTTTGAAAAGTACTGGCCCGCCAATCTCCACCTCATGGCAAAGGAGATCACGCGCCAGCACTGCATCTACTGGCCTGCCTTCCTTCTCGCCGCCGGCCTGCCTCTACCGAAGGCCGTGACAGCCCACGGCTGGCTGCTCTTCGATGACAGCAAGATGTCGAAGTCCAAGGGCAACATCGTTCGCACCGAGACCATCCTCGACGCCTTCGGCACCCTCTGTCCCCCCATATCGGCCCAACCAGAATCGCCTCGGCCTCCAACCAAGGCCGAGCAGGACCTCTTCGCCACCGACGTCCTCCGCTACTTCCTCCTCCGCGAGATCCCCTTCGGCCAAGACGGCAGCTTCAGCTTCGAAGCCATGATCACCCGCTACAACGCCGACCTCGCCAACGGCTACGGCAACCTAGTCAGCCGAACCTTGAGTATGATCGCTCGGTTTTGTAGTTCGGCCAATGTGATGGGGCGACTTAGCGGTGCTAGCGTACCTCCTCTCAGAACTCTGCACGACGAATCGCATATCCGCTTTTATCCTGAGATCAGTTCACTGTCTGAGACGACGGCAAGAAGTTTTGGACAAACCTTTAACTCTTTCGACCTCGCAAAATCTCTCGAAAGCGTTTGGATCCTGATTGCTAGAACGGATTCATTTATCAGCGAGACATCGCCATGGAAACTGCTTAAAGAGGTAGCGACAGCACAGAATCTAGAAACTCTTGAGACCTTGACACCTGAACACGCAGCGGCCTTAGTGCGAGTTGAAGGGATTCTTTACACAGCTGCAGAATCCATACGCATCATCACGGCTTTGCTCTATCCTGTTCTTCCCTACGCCACGGCCAAAGTCTGGGCGCAACTCGGACTCGGGGACATCGAAGTCGCCACTCGCAATGGCGAACTGAAGAATCTAGAATGGGGCGGCTTGAAGCCCAGCACAAAACTTGGCCCGCTGGCCCCCATTTTTCCTCGAGCAGACAAAGGACTCGCGCAGATCATGATCGACATGGAAAACCCCTCCGCCCCGAAGCCAGAACAGCCCACGCCCTCACGCTTCGTCGACGAGACGACGACGCACACCGCTCCTGTCCCAACCGACCCCACGCATCCCGGCGCGCCCCCTCGCACCTTCGCCCTGGGTGGTGCAGCACCCGGCATGACCGTCGCAGGCAGTCTCGCCATCAGCACCGAGCGCACCGGCACGCCCTCGCACACTGAAGCGCCCGCCTCGGGCATCTTCGCCAACTCGGCGGCGCAGTCGAGCCTCTCCGGCACTGCGCCCGACACGCCGCAGATCGCCATCGACGACTTCGTCAAGATCGACCTTCGCGTCGCGCAGATCGTCGTCGCCGAGCGTATTCCCAAGGCCGACAAGCTGCTCCGCCTCGAGGTTGATCTTGGCTATGAGAAGCGCCAGATCCTCTCCGGAATCGCCGAGTGGTATACGCCGGAGGAACTGATTGGCAAGAAGATCGTCGTCATCGCAAATCTTGCTCCTCGCAAGATGCGTGGCCTGGAGTCGCATGGGATGCTGCTGGCCGCCTCGCATGGCGAAGACGGTAAGCCTGTGCTAGCAACGTTTGGCGAAGAGATTGCCTTGGGCTCTCGACTGAAATAA
- a CDS encoding PEP-CTERM sorting domain-containing protein translates to MRKIVFPLVLLASAFVQPLTAHADAIDDFVLTGVGNSNLITFSLPASPPGNTATCPPVSPSCVPPYLLSFIASAPVTTNGVTTDEDLTFLTGRAGGGFYIDLQRYFGPTLYVLNGEDPTFVPGTYDLFSFGAGPPLTYSLTITPETTAPTPEPSTLALFGTGLVGLIEFARTRKRRV, encoded by the coding sequence ATGAGAAAGATTGTCTTCCCACTTGTTCTGCTTGCCTCTGCCTTCGTTCAGCCTTTAACCGCCCACGCCGATGCTATCGATGACTTTGTCCTGACCGGCGTTGGGAATAGCAACCTCATCACTTTTTCTCTTCCCGCCTCGCCGCCGGGCAATACAGCCACCTGCCCGCCCGTTTCTCCGTCTTGCGTTCCGCCCTATCTGCTCTCCTTCATCGCAAGCGCTCCGGTCACTACCAACGGCGTCACAACGGACGAAGATCTCACGTTCCTGACCGGACGGGCTGGAGGAGGCTTCTATATCGACCTGCAGAGGTACTTTGGCCCGACACTTTATGTTCTCAATGGGGAAGATCCAACCTTCGTTCCGGGAACCTATGATCTCTTTTCTTTTGGCGCGGGCCCCCCGCTCACCTATAGCCTGACCATCACGCCAGAGACTACTGCGCCGACGCCTGAGCCCTCGACACTAGCTCTTTTCGGAACAGGTCTTGTCGGCCTGATCGAGTTCGCGCGTACCCGGAAGAGGCGCGTTTGA
- a CDS encoding cupin domain-containing protein, which yields MNNLTRRDLCVALSAFAAMGGVAEGQSNVSPEGQSSTHAAEPVLAHSEIFAFDKLPIHASANGGASRAVIQGRLATGEFVEVHETALPPGQMPHQPHRHTHSEFLMIREGRLEVTSDGKTGIVEPGGVIFTASGVLHGLKNVGDVMANYFVVAIGVQKAIV from the coding sequence ATGAACAATCTAACCCGACGTGATCTTTGTGTCGCTCTCTCGGCCTTTGCGGCGATGGGCGGCGTGGCGGAAGGCCAAAGCAATGTGTCTCCAGAAGGACAGAGCAGCACTCACGCCGCAGAGCCGGTGCTGGCGCACTCCGAGATCTTCGCCTTCGACAAGCTGCCCATCCATGCCTCGGCGAACGGCGGCGCAAGCCGTGCCGTCATTCAGGGGCGGCTGGCCACGGGCGAGTTTGTCGAGGTGCACGAGACCGCGCTGCCTCCCGGCCAGATGCCGCATCAGCCCCATCGCCACACCCACTCCGAGTTCCTGATGATTCGCGAGGGCAGGCTTGAGGTGACCAGCGACGGCAAGACCGGCATCGTCGAACCCGGCGGCGTCATCTTCACGGCATCGGGCGTGCTGCACGGGCTAAAGAACGTCGGCGACGTGATGGCAAACTACTTCGTCGTCGCCATCGGCGTACAAAAAGCGATCGTCTAG
- a CDS encoding TatD family hydrolase: MALIDSHAHLDFYIETPTERDEVLRRAYAAGVHSILAIGIGDGPATMQQALEIADSTAGAGLPQGYPQIYPQIYASAGIHPQEAAHATSEALEKLAALGAQERCIAVGEIGLDYYHFDNPDIATQKQAFIAQMRVAAKLRKPILIHCRTSELATPQAKEKFGGADTWEDLLALIDEHWTPHGLGGIMHCFSGTVDQAEQSLAAGFHLSFAGNLTYPRAQGIRDAAVAAPADRILVETDAPFLAPIPLRGQRNEPALVVHTAAALAELRGISPEELATLTTENFKNLFPTTR; this comes from the coding sequence ATGGCTCTGATCGACTCCCACGCCCACCTTGACTTCTACATCGAGACCCCGACGGAGCGCGATGAGGTGCTGCGCCGCGCCTACGCCGCAGGGGTCCATAGCATTCTCGCGATCGGCATCGGCGATGGCCCGGCGACGATGCAGCAGGCGCTTGAGATTGCTGACTCAACCGCGGGCGCTGGGCTTCCGCAAGGCTATCCCCAGATCTATCCTCAGATTTATGCCAGCGCCGGGATTCATCCGCAGGAGGCGGCTCACGCGACTTCGGAGGCGCTCGAAAAGCTGGCCGCCCTGGGCGCGCAGGAACGATGCATCGCTGTCGGCGAGATCGGGCTCGACTACTACCACTTCGACAACCCCGACATCGCCACGCAGAAACAGGCTTTTATCGCCCAGATGCGAGTGGCTGCGAAGTTGCGCAAGCCGATCCTGATCCACTGCCGGACGAGCGAGCTCGCCACCCCGCAGGCGAAAGAGAAGTTCGGCGGCGCCGACACCTGGGAGGACCTGCTCGCGCTGATCGACGAGCATTGGACGCCGCATGGGCTGGGGGGGATCATGCATTGCTTTTCGGGGACGGTCGACCAGGCGGAACAGTCTCTTGCCGCGGGCTTTCATCTCTCTTTTGCCGGGAACCTGACCTACCCGAGGGCGCAGGGGATTCGCGACGCCGCGGTTGCTGCTCCGGCTGACCGCATCCTGGTCGAGACGGATGCGCCGTTTCTTGCGCCGATCCCGCTGCGTGGCCAGCGCAACGAGCCTGCCCTGGTCGTCCATACGGCGGCAGCCCTGGCGGAGCTTCGCGGCATCTCACCAGAGGAGCTCGCTACCCTGACGACGGAGAACTTCAAAAATCTCTTCCCCACAACGCGCTAA
- a CDS encoding YajQ family cyclic di-GMP-binding protein, with amino-acid sequence MASDNSFDVVSKVEIQEVKNAIDQASKEVHARFDLKDSKSKIELEGTDTIQLASQDEYKLQAVTEILSQKLVKRGVSLKNLEFEKIEPAANSSVRQKIKLVQGIPSEKAKIIVAAIKDSKKKAQASIQGDTVRVVSKDRDVLQEVMALLKGKDIGVELQFTNFRSN; translated from the coding sequence ATGGCATCCGATAACAGCTTCGACGTAGTGAGCAAGGTAGAGATTCAGGAAGTGAAGAACGCGATCGATCAGGCCTCGAAGGAGGTCCATGCCCGCTTCGACCTCAAAGATTCGAAGTCGAAGATCGAGCTTGAGGGGACCGACACGATTCAGCTCGCCTCGCAGGACGAGTACAAGCTGCAGGCGGTGACCGAGATTCTGTCGCAGAAGCTGGTCAAGCGCGGCGTGTCTTTGAAGAACCTGGAGTTCGAGAAGATCGAGCCGGCGGCAAACTCGAGCGTCAGGCAGAAGATCAAGCTGGTGCAGGGGATTCCGTCGGAGAAGGCGAAGATCATCGTCGCGGCCATCAAGGACTCGAAGAAGAAGGCACAGGCCAGCATTCAGGGCGACACCGTCCGGGTGGTGAGCAAGGACCGCGACGTTCTGCAGGAGGTGATGGCGCTGCTGAAGGGTAAAGATATCGGCGTCGAGCTGCAGTTCACCAACTTCCGCTCCAACTGA
- a CDS encoding polyprenyl synthetase family protein, with translation MSTLSIATAAEVFDLLRDDLAAIEQEFSRQSASDVEVVTDIARYLIAGGGKRIRPLLLLLSAKALGCTSESRIRLGAVVEMLHTATLVHDDIIDEADTRRGRPSSNTTWGNAKCVLAGDWLYMQSFSAALEERNFRVLELLISLTQQMVEGELLQIEKLGHLINEEEYFDLIFRKTACLFKVSMQLGAAITPAHGFGDPDELEAQLGEYGRNLGLAFQIVDDVLDLTAAEDVLGKPVASDLREGKATLAVIHALERGTGADREAIRTVLADRSFARVSHPQILEILQRHGSIDYAMDTACAYAEAARLTIADLPDSEAKRALLWVPGFVTTRDR, from the coding sequence GTGAGTACGCTCTCCATCGCGACCGCAGCCGAGGTGTTCGACCTCCTCCGTGACGATCTAGCCGCCATCGAGCAGGAGTTCTCCCGGCAATCCGCCTCCGACGTCGAGGTTGTCACCGACATCGCGCGGTACCTTATCGCGGGTGGCGGCAAGCGCATCCGGCCGCTGCTTCTGCTGCTCTCGGCCAAGGCCCTGGGCTGCACCAGCGAGAGCCGCATACGGCTGGGCGCGGTCGTCGAGATGCTCCACACCGCGACCCTCGTTCACGACGACATCATCGACGAGGCCGACACGCGCCGCGGCCGCCCCTCTTCGAACACCACCTGGGGCAACGCCAAATGCGTCCTCGCGGGCGACTGGCTCTACATGCAATCCTTCTCGGCGGCCCTCGAAGAGCGGAACTTTCGCGTCCTCGAGCTGCTGATCTCGCTCACCCAGCAGATGGTCGAGGGCGAGCTGCTCCAGATCGAAAAGCTCGGCCACCTGATCAACGAAGAGGAGTACTTCGACCTCATCTTCCGCAAGACGGCTTGCCTCTTCAAAGTCTCGATGCAGCTTGGCGCGGCGATCACGCCGGCTCACGGCTTCGGCGACCCTGACGAGCTTGAGGCTCAACTGGGCGAGTACGGCCGCAACCTGGGCCTCGCGTTCCAGATCGTCGACGACGTTCTCGACCTGACCGCCGCCGAAGATGTCCTCGGCAAGCCTGTCGCCTCGGACCTGCGCGAAGGCAAAGCCACGCTCGCCGTCATCCACGCGCTTGAGCGCGGCACAGGAGCCGACCGCGAGGCGATTCGCACCGTCCTCGCCGACCGCAGCTTCGCCCGTGTCTCCCACCCGCAGATCCTTGAGATTCTGCAGCGCCACGGCTCGATCGACTACGCCATGGACACCGCCTGCGCCTACGCCGAAGCAGCCCGCCTCACCATCGCCGACCTGCCCGACTCCGAAGCCAAGCGCGCCCTGCTCTGGGTTCCCGGCTTCGTCACCACCCGCGACCGCTAA
- a CDS encoding exodeoxyribonuclease VII small subunit — MANFEEQLTALESVVEKLERGDLSLDDSVHLFEEGLKLSNACKKELEAAEGRIQVLVEQGRNAMRVVDLDEVKDVQAG, encoded by the coding sequence ATGGCAAACTTTGAAGAGCAGTTGACAGCGCTGGAGAGTGTGGTCGAAAAGCTGGAGCGCGGAGACCTCTCGCTCGACGACTCGGTGCATCTGTTCGAGGAGGGCCTGAAGCTCTCGAACGCCTGCAAGAAGGAGCTGGAGGCAGCAGAGGGCAGAATCCAGGTGCTCGTCGAGCAGGGCAGAAATGCAATGCGGGTCGTGGACCTGGATGAAGTGAAAGACGTCCAAGCAGGGTGA
- a CDS encoding bifunctional homocysteine S-methyltransferase/methylenetetrahydrofolate reductase produces the protein MADGVRSAELASVAGYAAAGRLFDGATVLCDGAMGTMLYARGVFINRCYDELNLSQPELVREIHNEYLQAGAEVVETNTFGGNRFRLGLHGLQDQVHAINVAGVKLARECVNQIQEKQACEAFVAGSIGPLGVRLEPLGKVGLEEAQDAFAEQIRALVEGGPGVGVDLLIVETMTSLTEAEQAILAARRVAPGVRVVVMMTVDEEGNCLDGASAETAAIKLTEWGADAVGCNCSAGPATVLSVIERMRPLTPLPLAAMPNAGIPRAVEGRTIYLTSPEYMASFTRKLVKAGASIVGGCCGTTPSYTRAMKSSLRALDAMESGVEVMQRDPTGKATIIKESKVSPPPLAERSKIGSMVAAGEFVTMVEIVPPKGIDCSKELDGATQLHRLGVDAINVPDSPRASARMSAQSLCVQIQQHVGIETILHYTCRDRNVLSIQSDLLGASSIGLKNILCLTGDPPKLGNYPNATAVFDVDAIGLVNIVHNLNYGLDIGSNSIGGSTGFSIAVAANPGVQDMDQEVRRFAFKVEAGAEYAITQPVFDIRVLEEFLRRIEGFRIPVIAGIWPLTSLRNAEFMKNDLRVSMPDEIMARMARALTPEAGRLEGVKIAQEMLAEAKPMVQGVQVSAPFGRYGVAADVLGLAEVEVA, from the coding sequence ATGGCAGATGGTGTACGTAGTGCGGAGTTGGCGTCTGTTGCAGGCTATGCTGCGGCCGGCCGGTTGTTTGACGGCGCAACGGTGCTGTGCGACGGAGCCATGGGCACGATGCTGTACGCGCGCGGCGTCTTCATCAACCGCTGTTACGACGAGCTGAACCTCTCGCAACCGGAGTTGGTGCGCGAGATCCATAACGAATACCTCCAGGCCGGCGCGGAGGTGGTCGAGACCAACACCTTTGGCGGCAACAGGTTTCGCCTCGGTCTGCACGGGCTGCAGGATCAGGTGCACGCAATCAACGTGGCGGGCGTCAAGCTGGCGCGGGAGTGCGTCAACCAGATCCAGGAGAAGCAGGCCTGCGAGGCGTTTGTTGCGGGGTCGATCGGGCCGCTGGGCGTAAGGCTGGAGCCGCTGGGCAAGGTGGGCCTCGAGGAGGCGCAGGATGCCTTCGCCGAGCAGATCCGCGCGCTGGTCGAAGGCGGCCCCGGCGTGGGCGTCGATCTGCTGATCGTGGAGACGATGACCTCGCTGACCGAGGCGGAGCAGGCGATTCTGGCAGCGCGGCGCGTCGCTCCGGGAGTTCGCGTCGTGGTGATGATGACCGTCGATGAAGAGGGCAACTGCCTGGACGGAGCTTCGGCAGAGACCGCCGCCATCAAGCTGACGGAGTGGGGCGCCGACGCCGTGGGATGCAACTGCAGCGCAGGCCCGGCGACGGTGTTGAGCGTGATCGAGCGCATGCGGCCACTGACCCCGCTGCCGCTGGCTGCGATGCCCAACGCAGGAATTCCACGGGCCGTCGAAGGGCGCACGATCTATCTCACCTCGCCCGAGTACATGGCCAGCTTTACCCGCAAGTTAGTGAAGGCCGGCGCGAGCATTGTTGGCGGATGCTGCGGAACCACGCCAAGCTACACGCGCGCGATGAAGAGTTCGCTGCGTGCGCTCGACGCGATGGAGAGCGGCGTCGAGGTGATGCAGCGCGACCCAACCGGCAAGGCCACGATCATCAAGGAGAGTAAGGTTTCGCCGCCGCCGCTGGCCGAACGGTCGAAGATCGGCTCGATGGTAGCGGCGGGCGAGTTCGTCACGATGGTGGAGATCGTGCCGCCGAAGGGCATCGACTGCAGCAAGGAGCTCGATGGCGCGACGCAGCTGCACCGGCTGGGCGTGGATGCGATCAACGTACCGGACTCGCCGCGGGCCAGCGCGAGGATGAGCGCGCAGAGCCTGTGCGTGCAGATCCAGCAGCACGTCGGCATCGAGACGATTCTGCACTACACCTGCCGCGACCGCAACGTGCTGAGCATTCAGAGCGATCTGCTGGGCGCGTCCTCGATCGGGCTGAAGAATATTCTCTGCCTCACGGGCGATCCGCCGAAGCTGGGCAATTATCCCAATGCGACCGCGGTCTTCGATGTCGACGCGATCGGGCTGGTCAATATCGTGCACAATCTGAACTACGGGCTCGACATCGGCAGCAACTCCATTGGCGGGTCCACAGGCTTCTCCATCGCGGTCGCGGCGAACCCTGGCGTGCAGGATATGGATCAGGAGGTCCGCCGGTTTGCGTTCAAGGTAGAGGCGGGTGCGGAGTATGCCATCACGCAGCCGGTCTTCGACATACGCGTGCTCGAAGAGTTTCTGCGCAGGATCGAAGGCTTCCGCATTCCGGTGATCGCGGGCATCTGGCCGTTGACCAGCCTGCGCAACGCGGAGTTTATGAAGAACGATCTGCGCGTAAGCATGCCGGATGAGATCATGGCGCGGATGGCCAGGGCCTTGACGCCCGAGGCAGGCAGGCTTGAGGGCGTCAAGATTGCTCAGGAGATGCTGGCCGAGGCCAAGCCCATGGTGCAGGGCGTTCAGGTCAGTGCGCCCTTCGGACGATACGGTGTCGCCGCCGATGTGCTCGGTCTCGCCGAAGTTGAGGTTGCATAA